A region from the Desulfitobacterium dehalogenans ATCC 51507 genome encodes:
- a CDS encoding YeiH family protein, translating to MAQVETNKPTSPSGGWSDLWKKEDYWAVWLGLGVVLVAILLWSTGSTAMKWMAISVPSYSEFSKAASYVSTHVSGIIGLYLLFIVLFSIAVKILGHKLSQFIPGFTIVFIMSLAVTVLGSWDVMKKFNLEAPLLALAVGLIIGNFIKLPKFMDASLRTEFFVKTGIVLMGATLPFTLILQSGPVAFLQATIIAVTTYLTIYWAGTRLFGLDNRFSATLAAGGSICGVSASIAIGGSVKAEKQHVSIAISLVVVWAIVMIFALPMFIKAFNIPPGPAGAWIGTSEFADAAGMAAAASINEQAIKTFTLMKVVGRDMFVGIWCFIMAFISITKWEKREDGTKPNAGEIWTRFPKFVLGFFVASIIITALVAGVDAPTSKEISAQVIGPIKELRNWAFIFTFLSIGLTTRFKDLTSVGWKPFAAFTTGVLVNVPLGYILSVIVMGNYWTMVQ from the coding sequence ATGGCACAAGTTGAAACAAATAAACCAACCTCTCCTTCCGGAGGCTGGTCCGATCTTTGGAAAAAGGAAGACTATTGGGCAGTCTGGCTTGGTTTAGGGGTAGTCTTAGTTGCGATTTTGCTCTGGTCCACAGGCAGTACCGCTATGAAATGGATGGCCATCAGTGTACCGAGCTATTCGGAATTCAGCAAAGCAGCAAGTTATGTCAGCACTCATGTCAGCGGAATTATCGGTCTCTACCTACTGTTTATCGTCCTCTTCTCCATCGCCGTGAAAATTCTGGGCCATAAACTAAGCCAGTTTATTCCGGGATTTACGATCGTCTTTATCATGAGTCTCGCGGTCACCGTGTTGGGGTCCTGGGATGTCATGAAAAAGTTCAACCTGGAAGCTCCCCTTCTCGCTCTTGCCGTTGGACTGATTATCGGTAACTTTATTAAGCTTCCCAAATTTATGGATGCTTCCTTGCGGACGGAGTTCTTTGTTAAAACCGGGATTGTACTCATGGGCGCCACCCTTCCTTTCACATTAATTCTCCAATCCGGTCCGGTGGCTTTTCTTCAGGCAACCATTATTGCTGTCACCACTTATCTGACCATTTACTGGGCTGGAACCCGCCTCTTTGGCTTAGATAACCGTTTTTCCGCTACTTTGGCTGCCGGCGGCTCTATCTGCGGCGTATCCGCTTCCATTGCCATCGGGGGTTCCGTTAAGGCTGAAAAGCAGCATGTTTCCATTGCCATTTCCTTAGTTGTTGTTTGGGCCATTGTCATGATCTTTGCTCTTCCCATGTTTATTAAGGCCTTTAACATTCCTCCCGGTCCCGCCGGAGCCTGGATTGGAACTTCTGAATTTGCCGATGCGGCAGGAATGGCTGCGGCAGCCTCCATTAACGAACAAGCCATCAAAACCTTTACTCTCATGAAGGTCGTGGGACGGGATATGTTCGTTGGCATCTGGTGTTTCATCATGGCTTTCATCTCGATCACCAAATGGGAAAAACGCGAGGATGGAACCAAACCGAATGCCGGTGAAATTTGGACTCGCTTCCCCAAATTTGTCTTAGGCTTTTTTGTCGCTTCCATTATTATCACCGCCTTGGTAGCAGGAGTGGATGCCCCTACTTCAAAGGAAATCTCTGCGCAGGTTATTGGTCCCATCAAGGAGTTAAGAAACTGGGCCTTCATCTTCACCTTCCTTTCTATCGGTTTAACCACTCGCTTCAAAGACCTCACTTCCGTTGGCTGGAAACCTTTTGCCGCGTTTACCACAGGGGTTTTAGTGAATGTACCTCTCGGTTACATCCTCTCGGTCATCGTGATGGGCAACTACTGGACAATGGTTCAATAA
- a CDS encoding ABC transporter permease → MVVLRKKLFREIQSNKGVYFACILVIIIGLLSYTSMSIVLENLERAQSKFYETTHFADGFIKVTGYPESQVKKLAQFGGIDHGEGRIVKDARLFEEKSDSNRSLRLVSMSFETPPELNQIQLFSGRFPVDSSLEILVDPKFFAANGLSLGDNLTLILEGKRSTFTVVGTAQSPEFIYALRSAQDLYPDPETFGIAYLPHNSLKTLVKESGQVNDIVFSLEPNAKFEDVKELLETELKPYGLQGVFPRKDQTSHAILEEELSSLRSMAQALPMVFLAVSSIILYTMLRRLIEQQRGNIGTLKAFGFTNQEIVLHYLSYPLLIGGVGGLLGGLAGIALSYPLTALYEEFFALPGLESTFSLKYLFLGIALSLGFSLLSGMKGSLDILRLDPAEAMRPAAPGSAKKTPLEKLPGLWRSFTSQTQMGIRNVFRAPVRSAFTVVGMAVVFSLMSVSWSMENMMDKLTTFQFQQIQTYDVKISLNSPVTSRSLQYSLAHEPGITRLEPLLEVPATLQNQWHKKEVPLLGISQNSTLYHVLDQKGNKIPLPDDGVILSERLAHLLQVKVGDSIQVKSPYRREFIAEQDQTLMVRGIIPQYVGLNAFMEIDALQDFLQQGEIATSMLIGMNEEDVSALKSKYRDASQVGSIESAKESLEKIEEMMGSYGFTIYFLAVLAGIAGFALIYNSSIISLSERQRELASLRVLGMTPKEVLKVITSEQWLLTLLGICLGIPLSFALSEAMGQSMSSDLFTIPTGVPLSALMGAVVGTALSVWFAQTRAHRKIVAMPFVEVLATKE, encoded by the coding sequence ATGGTAGTACTGAGAAAGAAGCTGTTCCGGGAGATCCAATCCAATAAAGGCGTCTATTTTGCCTGTATTTTGGTGATAATCATCGGGCTTCTCTCTTATACCTCTATGTCCATCGTTTTGGAAAATCTGGAGCGGGCTCAAAGCAAATTTTATGAGACTACTCATTTTGCCGATGGTTTCATTAAAGTTACCGGCTATCCCGAAAGCCAGGTGAAAAAGCTGGCTCAGTTTGGTGGGATCGATCATGGTGAAGGGCGAATCGTCAAGGATGCCCGGCTTTTTGAAGAAAAATCCGATAGCAATCGCTCTCTACGGCTGGTCTCCATGAGCTTCGAGACTCCACCTGAACTCAATCAGATTCAACTCTTCAGCGGACGCTTTCCCGTGGATAGTTCTTTGGAAATCCTGGTGGATCCAAAGTTTTTCGCTGCCAATGGACTTTCTCTGGGGGATAACCTAACCCTGATCCTGGAAGGAAAGCGTTCCACCTTTACGGTAGTGGGAACCGCTCAGAGCCCTGAGTTTATCTATGCTTTGCGCTCCGCTCAGGACCTTTATCCTGACCCGGAGACTTTTGGTATCGCTTATTTGCCCCATAACTCCCTTAAGACTTTAGTCAAGGAATCCGGCCAAGTGAATGACATCGTCTTCTCCTTGGAACCCAATGCGAAATTCGAGGATGTTAAAGAACTCCTGGAAACAGAACTTAAACCTTATGGCCTCCAAGGAGTATTCCCTCGTAAGGATCAGACCAGCCATGCTATCCTCGAAGAGGAGCTGAGTAGTTTACGCAGCATGGCACAAGCTTTGCCCATGGTCTTTCTGGCCGTTTCCAGTATTATTCTCTATACCATGCTGCGCCGCCTGATTGAACAACAACGGGGAAACATTGGAACCTTAAAGGCTTTCGGTTTTACGAATCAAGAGATCGTCCTTCACTATTTATCCTATCCTCTCCTGATTGGAGGGGTAGGAGGATTGCTGGGAGGACTGGCAGGGATCGCTCTTTCTTATCCTTTAACGGCTCTCTATGAAGAGTTCTTCGCCCTGCCTGGTTTAGAAAGCACCTTTTCTTTAAAGTATCTCTTTTTAGGGATAGCCCTTTCCCTGGGGTTTAGTTTGCTTAGTGGGATGAAAGGGAGTCTGGACATCCTCCGTTTGGATCCGGCCGAGGCCATGCGTCCTGCGGCCCCGGGCTCGGCAAAGAAAACACCCCTGGAGAAACTGCCCGGACTATGGCGGTCTTTCACTTCCCAAACCCAAATGGGCATTCGTAATGTTTTTCGTGCCCCTGTACGCAGCGCCTTCACCGTAGTAGGAATGGCTGTCGTCTTTAGCTTAATGTCCGTTTCCTGGTCCATGGAAAATATGATGGATAAACTCACGACCTTTCAATTCCAGCAGATTCAAACCTATGATGTCAAGATCTCGTTAAATAGCCCTGTCACCTCACGGTCCCTTCAATACTCATTAGCTCATGAGCCGGGAATCACCAGGCTGGAACCACTTTTAGAAGTCCCGGCTACCCTGCAGAACCAATGGCATAAAAAAGAGGTGCCACTCTTAGGTATATCCCAGAATTCTACCCTTTATCATGTTCTCGATCAAAAAGGGAATAAAATCCCCCTACCCGATGATGGAGTTATACTCTCAGAACGCTTAGCCCATCTGCTTCAAGTAAAGGTAGGGGACTCCATCCAAGTGAAAAGCCCTTACCGCCGTGAGTTTATTGCCGAGCAAGATCAAACTCTTATGGTCAGAGGAATCATCCCTCAGTATGTAGGCCTTAATGCTTTTATGGAAATCGATGCGCTCCAGGATTTTCTTCAGCAAGGAGAAATCGCTACCTCAATGCTCATCGGGATGAATGAGGAGGATGTCTCTGCCTTAAAGAGCAAGTATAGGGATGCCAGTCAAGTGGGTTCCATCGAATCCGCCAAAGAAAGCTTGGAAAAAATCGAGGAAATGATGGGCTCCTATGGCTTTACCATCTACTTTCTGGCCGTTCTGGCAGGAATCGCCGGTTTTGCATTAATCTATAATTCCAGTATTATCTCTCTTTCCGAGAGGCAAAGGGAGCTGGCCTCCTTGCGGGTTTTAGGTATGACACCCAAGGAAGTCCTTAAAGTCATTACCTCAGAACAATGGCTTTTAACCCTCCTCGGTATTTGCCTAGGGATTCCACTTTCCTTCGCCCTCTCAGAGGCGATGGGACAATCCATGAGCTCGGATCTTTTCACTATTCCCACAGGAGTTCCTCTTTCAGCTCTTATGGGCGCGGTGGTTGGAACGGCATTGTCCGTATGGTTCGCTCAGACACGAGCTCACCGGAAAATTGTTGCCATGCCTTTTGTGGAGGTTCTGGCTACGAAAGAATAA
- a CDS encoding efflux RND transporter periplasmic adaptor subunit, which yields MSVEPSPVKGFPFSFLKKGRKQGSEKVSQQNARKKKVIIFGMIAVLVLASVLASSLKPLKGTVFTLEPKEFVRGFTEEGQVLAAKEFPLYNSVDGKITAIHVHNGDSVAKGQVLLELDTTDLVYQLDALKAQLKSVEGQHLQTTSNPRDALVQQQKLLIEQAERDALVLEQNYTRMKTLYEAGAISLTQYEEAQLQAKKAQNFLEQQKTALDLIYEQQSLPGAEQIYAGQKDALQAQISQLENKIEKAKVVAPEDGFIRDCHLKEGEFAATGQLLLNVFADRGYKVESYILAKEAPSIKTGDPVEIIQDTNSGNQILAGDIESVEPSAVERISPLGLKENRVKVTVFLHSETAVIIGSTVDLKFITHREEAQIMIPKTALFPYEGGEAVWVVREGKAQIQAVVKGMENDRDVIILEGLASGDQILLDTDLVGLKEGKKIKAL from the coding sequence ATGTCTGTTGAACCATCTCCTGTCAAAGGTTTTCCGTTCTCCTTCTTAAAAAAGGGCCGGAAACAAGGATCTGAAAAAGTCAGCCAGCAAAACGCCCGAAAGAAAAAAGTTATCATCTTCGGAATGATTGCCGTCCTTGTTCTGGCATCCGTTCTGGCTTCGAGTCTTAAGCCGCTCAAAGGAACAGTGTTCACCCTGGAGCCGAAGGAATTTGTCCGAGGATTTACGGAGGAGGGGCAGGTTTTGGCTGCCAAAGAGTTCCCACTGTATAATTCTGTGGATGGAAAAATTACTGCTATTCATGTCCACAACGGCGATTCCGTGGCCAAAGGACAGGTTTTGCTGGAACTCGATACTACGGATTTGGTTTATCAGTTGGATGCTTTAAAGGCACAGCTTAAAAGTGTGGAAGGCCAGCATCTTCAAACAACCAGCAATCCTAGGGATGCCTTGGTACAGCAGCAAAAACTACTCATTGAACAAGCTGAAAGGGACGCACTGGTTCTTGAACAAAACTACACCCGAATGAAGACTCTCTATGAAGCAGGGGCAATTTCCCTGACCCAATATGAAGAAGCCCAGCTTCAAGCGAAAAAAGCCCAGAACTTTCTGGAACAACAAAAAACCGCTCTAGATTTAATCTATGAGCAGCAATCTCTACCCGGAGCAGAACAGATCTATGCCGGTCAAAAAGATGCATTGCAAGCACAAATCAGCCAGCTTGAGAATAAGATTGAAAAAGCTAAAGTAGTTGCCCCGGAAGATGGTTTTATTAGGGATTGTCATCTTAAAGAAGGAGAGTTCGCCGCCACCGGTCAACTCTTATTGAATGTTTTTGCGGATAGGGGTTACAAGGTAGAAAGCTATATCTTAGCCAAAGAGGCCCCCTCTATTAAGACAGGAGATCCTGTGGAGATCATTCAGGATACTAATTCAGGGAATCAAATTCTAGCCGGAGACATCGAAAGTGTGGAGCCTTCGGCGGTGGAACGTATTTCTCCTCTGGGGTTAAAGGAAAACAGAGTTAAAGTAACTGTCTTTTTACACAGCGAGACGGCCGTGATTATTGGCAGTACCGTGGATCTAAAATTCATCACCCACAGAGAAGAGGCTCAGATCATGATTCCAAAGACCGCTCTTTTTCCCTATGAAGGAGGAGAAGCCGTCTGGGTAGTTCGTGAAGGTAAAGCCCAGATCCAGGCTGTGGTTAAGGGAATGGAAAACGACCGGGATGTCATCATCCTGGAAGGACTTGCTTCGGGAGATCAAATACTTTTGGATACGGACCTTGTTGGGCTTAAAGAGGGTAAAAAGATCAAGGCTCTATGA
- a CDS encoding PAS domain-containing sensor histidine kinase, producing MKENSIPWWMRIKVHFLLFGIAMSILPLFFLGYLGFTSVRQNLQMDIYEQNFDQVSVLAREIQDAIATIENSLTFTKTTTVQALTGSDEASRQLILETLLQKEPSLKELKVYDANFRSIAQINRQASAPPNSSTNAPEPILSSERLSPISDLYFSQEGQPEIRLTVTIQDPMDGKFLGHLQGTIELTTMINRYFNFHLDEGKYVFLVDRSGTLIGQTDSDLHFHEEDLRQAPAVQSFMAGELFSTGSEYKNYAGVNVIGAFASMDTLNWGVFIEQPAHEANKPIFELALRLIMIAVLIMVLVMIISISFGLKVVHPIENLESQVRRIIQTGDLESHIPIESWDEIGRLVKSFNQLLNSLDQKNENLKNEKELLTTVVDGVGAGMVLLDSERKILWWNAKFAQWFGQQFAHLPCEQVIAGQGTEGILLENGRTISVFLHEERRHFRQMYYELSPDNPENAAYLLLLDDVTQEVEMEARMIETDKMAAIGLLASGVAHEINNPLAVVAAYSEDLLERLDEEDSGPSQEEIKLGFDTVLEQIVRCKQITDGLLGFARKRDSGSDLIDLGIASAQTLGLLEHKAKQKHLHIQFHSENSLFVLGNENEWQQVVLNLVTNALDASSEGKAIDVRGYREGNTIQFIIQDYGEGIPQDHLKKALDPFFTTKSPGQGTGLGLYVSYGIIVKMHGEMALESTEGQGTKVKISLPFHEAGEQSS from the coding sequence TTGAAAGAAAATTCAATTCCCTGGTGGATGCGTATAAAAGTACATTTTCTCTTGTTTGGGATCGCCATGTCGATTCTTCCTCTGTTTTTTCTGGGCTATTTAGGTTTTACATCCGTACGGCAGAATCTTCAGATGGATATTTATGAGCAAAACTTTGACCAAGTCTCCGTACTTGCCCGGGAAATTCAGGATGCCATCGCCACTATCGAAAATAGCTTAACTTTTACGAAGACAACTACTGTTCAGGCCTTGACGGGAAGCGATGAAGCATCACGTCAGTTGATTTTGGAAACCTTGTTGCAGAAAGAACCTTCTCTTAAAGAGCTTAAGGTTTATGATGCCAACTTTAGAAGCATAGCTCAAATCAATCGTCAGGCAAGTGCTCCGCCGAATTCATCAACCAACGCCCCTGAACCTATCCTCTCTTCAGAACGTCTCTCTCCTATAAGTGACCTGTACTTTTCCCAGGAAGGCCAACCTGAAATCCGCCTTACTGTGACCATTCAAGACCCTATGGATGGAAAATTCCTGGGGCATCTGCAGGGAACCATCGAACTAACAACTATGATCAACCGCTATTTTAATTTTCATTTAGATGAAGGAAAGTATGTCTTCTTAGTTGATCGGTCCGGAACATTGATAGGCCAAACAGATTCCGATCTTCATTTCCATGAGGAAGACCTTCGTCAGGCTCCTGCCGTCCAAAGTTTCATGGCAGGAGAGCTTTTTTCCACTGGGAGCGAGTATAAAAATTATGCCGGCGTGAACGTTATTGGCGCCTTTGCTTCTATGGATACCCTCAACTGGGGGGTATTTATCGAACAGCCTGCTCACGAAGCCAATAAACCCATCTTTGAGTTGGCCCTTCGCCTCATTATGATTGCCGTCTTAATCATGGTCCTGGTGATGATTATCAGCATTTCCTTTGGCTTAAAAGTCGTTCATCCCATTGAGAATCTTGAATCTCAAGTCAGGCGAATTATCCAGACCGGCGACTTGGAATCCCATATCCCCATTGAGAGCTGGGATGAAATCGGCAGACTGGTAAAATCCTTTAACCAGCTGCTCAATTCCTTAGATCAAAAGAATGAAAATTTAAAGAACGAGAAAGAACTCTTGACCACCGTCGTAGATGGAGTCGGCGCCGGAATGGTGCTGTTGGATTCGGAAAGAAAAATACTCTGGTGGAATGCGAAGTTTGCCCAGTGGTTTGGTCAGCAGTTCGCCCATCTCCCCTGTGAGCAGGTCATTGCCGGACAAGGAACAGAGGGTATTCTCCTGGAAAACGGCCGGACCATCTCTGTCTTTCTCCATGAGGAACGCCGGCATTTTCGTCAGATGTACTATGAACTGTCCCCGGATAATCCTGAGAATGCGGCTTATCTCCTGCTTCTTGATGACGTGACTCAGGAAGTGGAAATGGAGGCCCGCATGATTGAGACGGATAAGATGGCTGCCATCGGACTCTTAGCCTCGGGGGTAGCTCATGAAATTAACAACCCCTTAGCTGTCGTTGCCGCCTATAGTGAGGATTTACTTGAACGTTTAGACGAAGAGGATTCCGGCCCCAGCCAAGAAGAGATTAAGCTGGGCTTTGACACGGTCTTGGAGCAAATTGTCCGCTGCAAGCAAATCACCGATGGTTTGCTGGGTTTTGCCCGCAAACGCGATTCAGGCAGTGACCTCATTGATCTTGGGATAGCCAGCGCTCAGACTCTGGGACTTTTGGAGCATAAAGCCAAACAAAAACATCTTCACATTCAATTTCATTCAGAAAACAGTCTCTTCGTCCTGGGCAATGAAAACGAATGGCAGCAAGTCGTGCTCAACCTGGTGACCAATGCACTGGATGCTTCTTCCGAAGGAAAAGCCATCGATGTCCGGGGGTACCGGGAGGGCAATACAATACAGTTTATCATCCAAGATTATGGAGAAGGCATTCCTCAGGACCATCTCAAAAAAGCCCTTGATCCGTTTTTTACCACCAAATCCCCAGGCCAGGGCACAGGCTTAGGTTTATACGTGAGTTATGGAATTATTGTCAAAATGCATGGTGAAATGGCCCTAGAAAGTACGGAAGGACAGGGCACTAAGGTGAAAATTTCCTTGCCCTTCCATGAAGCAGGAGAACAAAGCTCATGA
- a CDS encoding ABC transporter ATP-binding protein — translation MTLLLEGKGIRKVYQTGEVELEVLKGLDFQIFTGEFIVILGQSGSGKTTLLNIIGGMTPPTSGELYYRDEPLHDADDSGLTFYRRQAVGFVFQHYNLMPNLTAFENIWLAAEIAEDPLSVDEVLQDVGLEPWAEHFPSQLSGGQQQRVAIARAIVKNPALLLCDEPTGALDIQTGIQVLKALQKLNHDYHKTIIIITHNGEIAKMADRVFFIKDGMLEKIQVNEHPLQPEELLW, via the coding sequence ATGACTCTTTTGCTTGAAGGAAAAGGTATCCGCAAGGTTTATCAAACCGGAGAGGTTGAATTGGAGGTCCTGAAAGGGCTGGATTTTCAAATCTTCACCGGTGAATTTATCGTAATCCTTGGTCAAAGCGGGTCCGGGAAAACCACCCTTCTTAATATCATTGGCGGCATGACTCCTCCCACCTCAGGGGAACTGTATTACCGCGACGAGCCCTTGCATGACGCAGATGATTCGGGACTGACCTTTTATCGGCGTCAAGCCGTTGGTTTTGTCTTTCAGCACTACAATTTGATGCCCAATCTTACAGCCTTTGAAAATATTTGGCTGGCCGCCGAAATCGCTGAAGACCCCCTGTCTGTGGATGAAGTGCTTCAGGATGTGGGACTGGAACCATGGGCAGAACATTTTCCTTCCCAGCTCTCCGGTGGGCAGCAGCAGCGGGTGGCCATTGCCCGTGCTATTGTTAAAAACCCTGCCTTGCTTCTTTGTGATGAACCTACCGGGGCTTTGGATATTCAAACGGGTATTCAAGTCTTAAAAGCTTTACAAAAACTCAACCATGATTACCACAAAACCATTATTATCATTACTCATAATGGGGAAATTGCCAAGATGGCTGATCGTGTGTTTTTTATCAAGGATGGGATGTTGGAAAAAATCCAAGTTAATGAGCATCCTCTCCAACCGGAGGAACTTTTATGGTAG
- a CDS encoding TetR/AcrR family transcriptional regulator — protein MPTQTFFNLPEEKRNRILEAAIQEFAAYAFDQASIARIIEQAGIPRGSFYQYFKNLKDLYKYIFNLAVEKKLQYFEAKVPDLHGDGFEFFSTLQRLFTVGLEFAQDHPELLALGHRFMKETNVQLREEVMAEQAPKSTNFYGNMLQRGFELGQLDPSVDYSTAVFFMHGMNTALTDAYLPLEQSNLNNALEDKTYLDIINKLLYLLAHGLKNKEVIP, from the coding sequence TTGCCTACTCAAACCTTTTTCAATCTGCCTGAAGAAAAAAGGAACCGCATCCTTGAGGCTGCCATCCAGGAATTCGCTGCCTATGCATTTGACCAGGCGAGTATTGCCCGCATCATTGAGCAAGCAGGGATTCCCCGGGGAAGCTTTTATCAATATTTTAAAAATCTCAAGGATTTGTATAAGTACATTTTTAACCTTGCTGTAGAAAAGAAGCTCCAGTATTTTGAGGCCAAAGTCCCTGACCTTCATGGCGATGGCTTTGAATTCTTCTCCACATTACAGAGGCTTTTCACGGTAGGCCTGGAGTTTGCTCAGGATCATCCTGAGCTTCTGGCCCTTGGTCATCGCTTTATGAAAGAGACCAACGTCCAACTTCGCGAGGAAGTGATGGCTGAACAAGCCCCTAAATCCACCAATTTTTACGGAAATATGCTCCAGCGAGGCTTTGAATTAGGACAGCTGGACCCTTCCGTGGATTACTCAACCGCAGTTTTCTTTATGCATGGTATGAATACAGCTTTGACGGACGCTTACCTGCCTTTAGAGCAAAGCAATCTCAATAATGCCCTCGAAGATAAAACCTATCTGGATATCATCAATAAGCTTCTCTATCTCCTTGCTCATGGTTTGAAAAATAAGGAGGTGATACCATGA
- a CDS encoding sigma-54-dependent transcriptional regulator, with translation MKHSQKVLILDDENTLRTIIAQRLKRKGYDVLEAGTASEGMAFLKDTLVDAVLLDIKLPDGDGLTLLPKIKQIQTDLQVIMLTGNGTIESAIEAMKLGAYDYLTKPCNLSKLDITLQKALENRKLLMENTGLRQVVNRQTPELTIIAESEAMTSLLEITHKVAQTDTSVLIQGESGVGKDLIAQAIHFWSSRVNRPYIPVNAGAIPEALIESELFGHEKGAFTGAGTQKIGLVEMADNGTLFLDEIGEMPLSIQVKLLRFLESGEFRRVGDTRLRRVDVRIVTATNRDLWQEIIQGRFREDLFYRLNGLTLLVPPLRERRRDIIPLVNHFLKTQRKDLLHERYILLPETQEQLLNYDFPGNIRELFHLIERGQILSSDGTITPSDIWPEKLTQVLKAPPAFDSKEEFFRIFQKCSYPSLEDVEKAFILSTLKKAKGHKTQTANLLGISVRNLYRKLQAYNMNE, from the coding sequence ATGAAGCACAGTCAAAAAGTTTTAATCCTCGATGATGAAAACACTTTGCGAACCATTATCGCTCAGCGTTTAAAGCGCAAAGGCTATGACGTCTTGGAGGCCGGCACGGCCAGTGAAGGGATGGCTTTCCTTAAAGATACTTTAGTCGATGCTGTCTTATTGGATATCAAACTGCCGGATGGTGATGGGCTGACCCTGCTGCCCAAAATTAAGCAGATCCAAACAGATCTGCAGGTCATTATGCTGACCGGGAACGGGACCATTGAGTCCGCCATTGAAGCCATGAAACTCGGCGCCTATGATTACCTGACCAAGCCCTGCAATTTATCAAAGCTTGACATCACTTTGCAAAAAGCCCTGGAAAACCGCAAGCTGTTGATGGAGAATACCGGACTGCGCCAAGTTGTCAACCGCCAAACTCCAGAGTTAACCATCATTGCGGAAAGTGAAGCCATGACTTCACTCCTGGAGATAACCCATAAAGTTGCTCAGACGGATACCTCTGTCCTTATCCAAGGAGAGAGTGGTGTCGGCAAGGATCTGATTGCCCAAGCCATCCATTTCTGGAGTTCCAGAGTCAATCGTCCCTACATCCCCGTCAATGCCGGGGCCATCCCTGAGGCTCTCATCGAAAGCGAACTCTTTGGACACGAAAAAGGCGCCTTTACCGGTGCCGGGACTCAAAAAATCGGCTTAGTGGAAATGGCTGACAACGGCACCCTCTTTCTCGATGAAATCGGGGAAATGCCTCTATCTATTCAAGTCAAGCTGCTCCGCTTTTTAGAAAGCGGAGAATTCAGGCGGGTTGGCGACACCCGGCTGCGACGGGTTGATGTGCGCATTGTGACGGCGACCAATCGCGACCTGTGGCAGGAGATCATTCAGGGAAGGTTTCGTGAGGATCTCTTTTACCGCTTAAATGGGCTAACCCTCCTGGTTCCTCCTCTGCGGGAACGGCGCCGGGATATCATCCCTCTTGTCAATCACTTCCTGAAAACTCAACGCAAAGATTTGCTCCATGAGCGGTATATCTTATTGCCGGAGACCCAGGAACAATTGCTGAATTATGATTTCCCTGGCAATATTCGTGAACTCTTCCATCTTATCGAGCGCGGCCAAATCTTATCCTCCGACGGCACCATCACCCCCAGTGACATTTGGCCGGAAAAATTGACTCAAGTTCTGAAAGCCCCACCAGCTTTCGATTCGAAAGAAGAATTCTTCCGTATCTTTCAGAAGTGCTCCTATCCTTCTTTAGAGGATGTGGAAAAGGCTTTTATCCTGTCTACCCTGAAAAAGGCCAAAGGACATAAAACTCAAACAGCCAATTTATTGGGAATTAGTGTGCGCAATCTCTATCGCAAACTCCAGGCTTATAATATGAATGAGTAA